In Marasmius oreades isolate 03SP1 chromosome 3, whole genome shotgun sequence, a single window of DNA contains:
- the SEC11 gene encoding Signal peptidase complex catalytic subunit (MEROPS:MER0000600), translating to MFSEELKAFQRLGFRHVLLQVLNFASVIASGLMIWKGLGLITNTESPIVVVLSGSMEPAFYRGDLLFLTNPLTERYHTGDITVYKIPGAEIPIVHRVLETHDISTTMKIPGLTQKQPGDQLLLTKGDNNQVDDIELYQGLDWLERRHIVGKVRGFLPYIGYVTIAMNDFPQLKYALLGGLGLLALIQRE from the exons ATGTTCTCAGAAGAACTCAAAGCGTTTCAGCGGTTAGGCTTTCGCCAT GTACTACTACAAGTTTTGAACTTCGCATCCGTCATAGCGTCTGGATTAATGATTTGGAAAGGACTGGGGCTTATCACGAACACAGAATCTCCAATCGTGGTGGTCCTGAG TGGATCCATGGAACCCGCGTTCTACCGGGGCGACCTTCTCTTCTTGACTAACCCTCTGACTGAACGATATCACACCGGAGATATCACTGTCTACAAAATCCCTGGTGCAGAAATTCCTATTGTCCATCGTGTGCTCGAAACGCATGACATTTCCACCACGATGAAGATACCTGG TCTCACACAGAAACAGCCCGGAGATCAATTATTGCTTACCAAGGGAGACAACAACCAGGTGGACGACATCGAGCTATATCAAGGGTTGGATTGGTTAGAGCGGCGCCATATAGTGGGCAAAGTTCGGGG TTTCTTACCGTATATTGGTTATGTTACTATCGCAATG AACGACTTCCCACAGTTGAAGTACGCGCTTTTGGGCGGCCTAGGTCTTTTGGCACTCATT